A DNA window from Ancylothrix sp. D3o contains the following coding sequences:
- a CDS encoding SMC family ATPase: MRPIELNLEGFTSFRQEIKINFTDLDLFAITGATGAGKSSLLDAMTYALYGTTTRTGKQISDFVSQGANNLKVQLHFSVANNQYRITRRCRLRTGTPENKVLLETWQNNNWENLGTSITAVQKTLEEIIGMDFDTFTRVIVLPQGKFDEFLKGDTAKRREILRQLAGFEIFERMRKQAGEMTKLFKQEREMVERQLMEIDAPAPLEIEEKSTQLAAYQQQLPTLNQAVVTAQKTLDEEENLLTQLSRLIQLKKDLENLNANNSEIAVLQARLEKLIAANNLQADWALVREARSSFETAETGVKNATISLNIARANLNTEQQQLEKVRKENEVLAPQLKAREEALAGAKIYEEQRAQYGKEVINAEKTLREKSRQLESAQTELTTAENKVKVAHRQVSEATASLEQYKAGGERLKSLEKIAPLLIQLQEIDSQVKNEQNQLIKANKDKEAGAQNYQQLQLKLRDLEASLQQAREALEAGEKANAEAAKLNHAAALRVQLQAGDLCPVCGGIHPENERLPELPASSVLDLVPVRAQLNTAQKAFQNCQIETTKAESTLEALKSLSQQLSQNLTATQQRLNAVQLEINTILGEENWLPLTLKQELQSLQTSDKAYRDTQQQLEKASTQLQVAQQALQYSQETLAKIQTEYQQSLAELEHRQQQLKSCEAKLFEITNNQPYQTLLQTLQQDKQKLATQLKEAENAYQSAHNQAILMEERAKQATGNLEQATAKIQQLEAGWQAKLTSVNFTEETFIFAVEDIKKQAEWERLIQQHREAKIKLETKITDLTETIGEEKAKQTSLAELNQRIQQHKTAKRNAEEQVQQTQKQIAEITAFLQIAQQKQQQTERLIEQQTSLQEREETYHTLAQNLKSNEFQAYILEHLEDELVKRATILLEELTEQRYALKTQEGEYWVQDNWNGGELRRVRTLSGGETFATSLSMALALSEKLAQGSQLGSLFLDEGFGTLDAETLESVTQILESLRQQSRLIGVITHIRPLAERLPAQIKVNKTPQGSHIKIEVQ, translated from the coding sequence ATGCGCCCAATTGAACTAAACTTAGAAGGATTTACCAGCTTCCGCCAAGAAATCAAAATCAACTTTACCGACTTAGACTTATTTGCAATAACCGGCGCCACAGGAGCCGGCAAATCCTCCCTTTTAGATGCTATGACGTATGCACTTTATGGCACCACAACCCGCACCGGCAAACAAATATCAGACTTTGTTAGCCAAGGCGCAAACAACTTAAAAGTACAACTACATTTTTCAGTAGCAAACAACCAATATCGCATCACGCGCCGCTGTCGTCTCCGCACCGGCACCCCCGAAAATAAAGTCTTATTAGAAACATGGCAAAACAACAACTGGGAAAACTTAGGAACCAGCATCACAGCAGTTCAAAAAACCCTCGAAGAAATCATCGGAATGGACTTTGACACATTCACGAGAGTTATAGTTTTACCCCAAGGAAAATTTGACGAATTCCTCAAAGGAGACACCGCCAAACGCCGAGAAATTTTGCGACAATTGGCAGGTTTTGAGATTTTTGAGCGGATGCGAAAACAAGCCGGTGAAATGACGAAACTCTTTAAACAAGAGCGGGAAATGGTAGAACGTCAATTAATGGAAATTGATGCACCGGCACCCCTAGAAATTGAAGAAAAAAGTACCCAACTTGCTGCATATCAACAACAATTACCCACCCTTAATCAAGCAGTCGTCACAGCCCAAAAAACCTTAGATGAAGAAGAAAATTTATTAACTCAACTCTCCAGACTTATCCAATTAAAAAAAGACTTAGAAAACCTTAATGCCAACAATTCAGAAATCGCCGTATTGCAAGCGCGGTTAGAAAAATTAATTGCTGCTAATAACCTCCAAGCAGATTGGGCATTAGTAAGAGAAGCACGCAGTAGTTTTGAAACAGCAGAAACCGGGGTTAAAAATGCTACAATTTCCCTGAATATAGCGCGAGCAAATCTCAACACAGAGCAGCAACAATTAGAAAAAGTCAGAAAAGAAAATGAAGTGCTGGCACCCCAACTCAAAGCACGCGAAGAAGCCCTTGCTGGAGCAAAAATTTATGAAGAGCAACGCGCACAATATGGCAAAGAAGTAATTAATGCCGAGAAAACACTGCGGGAAAAAAGCCGGCAACTAGAAAGCGCCCAAACAGAGTTAACAACTGCCGAAAATAAGGTAAAAGTAGCACACCGGCAAGTCAGCGAAGCAACGGCAAGTCTTGAGCAATATAAAGCCGGTGGTGAGCGATTAAAAAGCTTAGAAAAAATTGCTCCTCTTTTGATTCAATTGCAGGAAATTGATAGCCAGGTAAAAAATGAACAAAATCAACTTATAAAAGCCAACAAAGATAAAGAAGCCGGCGCACAAAACTATCAGCAATTGCAGTTAAAATTGCGAGATTTAGAAGCCTCATTGCAACAAGCACGGGAAGCTTTAGAAGCCGGCGAAAAAGCAAATGCAGAAGCCGCAAAACTCAATCATGCAGCCGCATTGCGAGTGCAGTTGCAGGCAGGCGACCTTTGCCCTGTGTGCGGGGGGATACATCCAGAAAACGAGCGTTTGCCAGAGTTACCGGCATCCAGTGTGCTAGATTTAGTGCCGGTGCGAGCACAACTCAATACAGCACAAAAAGCCTTTCAAAATTGCCAAATTGAAACAACAAAAGCAGAAAGCACACTAGAAGCACTAAAAAGCCTATCCCAACAATTAAGCCAAAACCTAACAGCAACTCAGCAAAGATTAAACGCCGTCCAATTAGAAATTAATACCATTTTAGGCGAAGAAAACTGGCTGCCTTTGACACTTAAACAAGAATTACAAAGCTTGCAAACCAGCGATAAAGCCTACCGGGATACACAGCAACAATTGGAAAAAGCCTCAACCCAATTGCAAGTAGCTCAACAAGCCTTACAATATAGCCAAGAAACCCTTGCCAAAATTCAGACAGAATATCAACAAAGCCTTGCAGAATTAGAACACCGGCAACAGCAATTAAAAAGTTGTGAAGCTAAACTATTTGAAATAACGAATAATCAACCCTATCAAACTTTATTACAAACCTTGCAGCAAGATAAACAAAAATTAGCTACCCAACTAAAAGAGGCGGAAAATGCCTATCAAAGCGCCCATAATCAGGCAATTTTGATGGAAGAAAGAGCCAAACAAGCCACCGGCAACCTCGAACAAGCCACAGCCAAAATTCAGCAATTAGAGGCCGGTTGGCAAGCCAAACTAACCAGCGTCAACTTCACCGAAGAAACCTTTATATTTGCAGTCGAAGACATCAAAAAACAAGCCGAATGGGAAAGACTAATTCAGCAACACCGCGAAGCCAAAATCAAACTAGAAACCAAAATCACCGATTTAACAGAAACCATCGGAGAAGAAAAGGCAAAACAAACAAGCCTAGCTGAATTAAATCAACGCATCCAACAGCATAAAACCGCCAAACGCAACGCCGAAGAACAAGTGCAGCAAACCCAAAAACAAATTGCAGAAATCACAGCATTTTTGCAAATTGCTCAACAAAAACAACAGCAAACAGAAAGACTCATAGAGCAGCAAACTAGCTTACAAGAAAGAGAAGAAACTTATCATACTTTGGCACAAAACCTAAAATCTAATGAATTTCAAGCCTACATTTTAGAACACTTAGAAGACGAATTAGTAAAACGAGCAACAATCTTGCTAGAAGAATTAACCGAACAACGCTACGCTTTAAAAACCCAAGAGGGAGAATATTGGGTGCAAGACAACTGGAATGGGGGAGAATTACGCCGTGTGCGGACACTTTCTGGCGGAGAAACCTTTGCCACCTCTCTCTCAATGGCACTCGCACTCTCAGAAAAATTAGCCCAAGGATCACAATTAGGTAGCCTATTTTTAGACGAAGGCTTTGGCACTTTAGATGCTGAAACATTGGAAAGCGTAACGCAAATTTTAGAGTCATTAAGACAGCAATCTCGCTTAATTGGAGTCATTACCCATATTCGCCCATTAGCAGAAAGATTGCCGGCGCAAATTAAAGTTAACAAAACTCCCCAAGGTTCTCATATCAAAATCGAGGTGCAGTAA
- a CDS encoding LL-diaminopimelate aminotransferase codes for MATINNNYLKLKAGYLFPEIARRVNAFAAANPDAKIIRLGIGDVTEPLPEACRKAMIKAVEDMGERGSFKGYGPEQGYGWLRETIARHDFQSRGCDIDADEIFISDGSKCDTGNILDIFGDDNKIAVTDPVYPVYVDTNVMAGHTGPANEKGEFEGLVYLPVTAENNFTAEVPAEKVDLIYLCFPNNPTGAVASKENLTQWVNYAKQNNAIILFDAAYEAYITEDNIPHSIYEIEGAKDCAIEFRSFSKTAGFTGTRCAFTVVPKNLKAKAADNSDVELWKLWNRRQSTKFNGVSYIVQRGAEAVYSEEGQAQVKALISFYLENAAIIREKLTAAGLAVYGGVNAPYVWVKTPDNLSSWDFFDKLLQNSNVVGTPGSGFGAAGEGYFRISAFNSRENVVEAMRRITGVN; via the coding sequence ATGGCAACAATTAACAATAACTACCTAAAGCTGAAAGCTGGCTACCTTTTTCCTGAAATTGCACGGCGTGTGAATGCGTTTGCGGCGGCAAATCCTGATGCAAAAATTATTCGTTTGGGGATTGGGGATGTGACGGAACCGCTTCCAGAAGCTTGTCGCAAGGCGATGATAAAGGCGGTGGAAGATATGGGGGAACGGGGAAGTTTTAAAGGGTATGGCCCGGAACAGGGTTATGGTTGGTTACGAGAGACAATTGCGAGGCATGATTTTCAATCTCGCGGATGTGATATTGATGCGGATGAAATTTTTATTTCGGATGGGTCAAAATGCGACACCGGCAATATTTTGGATATTTTTGGTGATGATAACAAAATTGCGGTAACTGACCCTGTTTATCCTGTTTATGTGGATACAAATGTGATGGCGGGACACACCGGCCCTGCGAATGAAAAGGGAGAATTTGAGGGGTTAGTTTATTTGCCGGTGACGGCGGAAAATAATTTTACTGCTGAGGTGCCGGCGGAGAAAGTAGATTTAATTTATCTATGTTTTCCGAATAATCCTACGGGGGCTGTGGCGAGTAAGGAAAACTTGACGCAGTGGGTGAATTATGCAAAGCAAAATAACGCGATTATTTTGTTTGATGCGGCCTATGAGGCTTATATTACTGAGGATAATATTCCCCATTCTATTTATGAGATAGAAGGGGCAAAAGATTGTGCTATTGAGTTTCGTTCGTTCTCAAAAACAGCCGGTTTTACGGGTACTCGTTGTGCGTTTACTGTGGTGCCAAAAAACTTGAAGGCAAAGGCGGCGGATAATTCGGATGTGGAGTTATGGAAGTTGTGGAACCGCCGGCAGTCTACTAAGTTTAATGGGGTTTCGTATATTGTGCAGCGGGGCGCTGAGGCGGTGTATTCTGAGGAAGGGCAAGCGCAGGTTAAGGCGTTGATTAGTTTTTATTTGGAAAATGCTGCGATTATTCGGGAGAAATTAACTGCTGCCGGTTTGGCGGTTTATGGTGGTGTTAATGCGCCTTATGTGTGGGTAAAAACGCCGGATAATTTATCGAGTTGGGACTTTTTTGATAAGTTGTTGCAGAATTCAAATGTTGTGGGTACTCCGGGGTCTGGTTTTGGTGCTGCCGGTGAGGGCTATTTTCGGATTTCTGCGTTTAATAGTCGGGAAAATGTTGTGGAGGCTATGCGGAGAATTACGGGGGTAAATTAA
- a CDS encoding oxaloacetate decarboxylase: protein MSQAEKLRQIIQKPEILVVPGIYDCISAKLAEKAGFEAVFTSGFGISASTLGKPDYGLLTGTETLYTVGRIVQAINIPLVADLDTGYGNPLNVIRTVTEAVQLGISGIILEDQEWPKKCGHMENKRVISAAEHIQKIKAAVHAKANSNLVIIARTDARAPLGLDEAIKRGRAYYEAGADIIFIEAPQTIEDLKIIAQSLPNIPLFANMIEGGKTPLLTPAELQNLGYKIVVFPLAGLFAATHAMQTCFHHLKQNGTTTGLNNLVNFQQFEEIIDLPKYRQLEQQFSFENNQP, encoded by the coding sequence ATGTCTCAAGCTGAAAAACTCCGTCAAATCATCCAAAAACCCGAAATCTTAGTAGTTCCCGGCATCTACGATTGTATCAGTGCCAAACTTGCAGAAAAAGCCGGTTTTGAAGCCGTATTTACCAGCGGATTTGGCATCTCCGCCTCCACCCTTGGAAAACCAGATTACGGCCTTCTCACCGGCACAGAAACCCTCTACACCGTCGGCAGAATCGTCCAAGCAATAAACATCCCCCTCGTCGCCGATTTAGACACCGGCTACGGCAACCCCCTCAACGTCATTCGCACCGTTACCGAAGCCGTACAATTAGGCATTTCTGGCATCATTTTAGAAGACCAAGAATGGCCGAAAAAATGCGGACACATGGAAAACAAGCGCGTCATTTCTGCTGCTGAACACATCCAAAAAATTAAAGCCGCTGTCCACGCTAAAGCTAACAGCAACCTCGTAATTATTGCCCGTACAGATGCCCGTGCACCCCTCGGATTAGACGAAGCAATTAAACGCGGACGCGCTTATTATGAAGCCGGTGCAGACATCATATTTATCGAAGCCCCGCAAACCATAGAAGACCTTAAAATCATCGCCCAATCCCTCCCCAATATCCCCCTCTTTGCAAACATGATTGAAGGCGGAAAAACCCCCCTACTCACCCCCGCAGAACTGCAAAACTTAGGCTATAAAATAGTAGTATTTCCCCTTGCCGGCCTCTTCGCCGCCACCCACGCCATGCAAACCTGCTTTCATCACCTCAAACAAAACGGCACCACCACCGGCCTAAATAACCTCGTAAACTTCCAACAATTTGAGGAAATAATCGACCTCCCCAAATATCGCCAACTTGAACAACAATTCTCCTTTGAAAATAACCAACCATAA
- a CDS encoding phosphoribulokinase, which translates to MKTPICITLRTQLQKLKTPIIIGVAGDSGSGKTTYSDGIRRLIGSDIVDTIAMDGYHKENREQRKISNRLPLDPEANNLDLLQQHLTQLKQGKTVEIPIYNHATGNFDPPLPFPPKPIIIVEGLHALYPEFLPLLDFSIYVDPDHDVKWQWKFERDVKKRGHRAENLKEEMLKREAAFKRWLDFQKTGADVVIKISQSQLKEYSRHEFTAHIPEGYYKVELIVVPAAVPLPTLPLPFDLAAMLESHQPPFMLAAVPCTYWGRNVMILHIDGILSQETISELENHIVDYTGIPIEQAITKREKSQVSATEFAQLLITWRFLEQVNHILEETSN; encoded by the coding sequence ATGAAAACCCCCATTTGCATCACCCTCCGAACCCAACTGCAAAAACTTAAAACCCCCATCATCATTGGAGTAGCCGGTGACAGCGGCAGCGGAAAAACCACCTACAGCGACGGAATACGCCGGCTTATTGGTAGCGACATTGTAGACACAATTGCAATGGATGGCTACCACAAAGAAAACCGCGAACAACGCAAAATTAGCAATCGCCTCCCCCTCGATCCCGAAGCCAACAACCTAGACTTACTCCAACAACATCTCACCCAACTTAAACAAGGCAAAACCGTCGAAATACCCATCTATAACCACGCCACCGGCAACTTTGACCCCCCCCTACCATTTCCCCCCAAACCGATCATCATCGTCGAAGGGTTACACGCCCTTTATCCCGAATTTTTACCCCTTTTAGACTTTAGCATTTATGTAGACCCAGACCACGATGTAAAATGGCAATGGAAATTTGAGCGAGACGTCAAAAAACGCGGTCATCGTGCCGAAAACCTCAAAGAAGAAATGCTCAAAAGAGAAGCCGCCTTTAAACGTTGGTTAGACTTCCAAAAAACCGGCGCCGATGTCGTCATCAAAATCTCTCAAAGCCAACTCAAAGAATACTCCCGCCACGAATTTACTGCCCACATTCCAGAAGGCTATTACAAAGTAGAATTAATCGTTGTCCCCGCCGCAGTTCCCCTGCCAACGCTACCCCTGCCTTTTGACTTAGCCGCCATGCTAGAATCCCACCAACCTCCCTTTATGTTGGCAGCCGTTCCCTGCACCTATTGGGGACGAAACGTAATGATATTACACATTGACGGAATCCTTTCTCAAGAAACAATTTCCGAACTAGAAAACCACATCGTAGACTACACCGGCATCCCCATTGAACAAGCCATCACAAAACGCGAAAAAAGCCAAGTTTCTGCCACAGAATTCGCCCAACTTTTAATCACTTGGCGATTCTTAGAACAAGTCAACCATATCTTAGAAGAAACCAGCAATTAA
- a CDS encoding NAD(P)H-quinone oxidoreductase subunit F yields the protein MAQYLLQTVWLVPCYALIGAVVGGVWSPGIIRRTGPRPAGYVNAIMTFFGFFHSLFALQAIWNQPAQQLSYTWLNAAGLNLSIDLELSAVSIGAMLLVTGLNLMAQIYGIGYMEMDWGWARFYALVGLFEAGMSALALCNSLFFSYVILEILTLGTYLLIGLWFNQSLVVTGARDAFLTKRVGDLFLLMGVVALLPLAGTWNYTELAQWASTAKIDPRVATLLSLALIAGPMGKCAQFPLHLWLDEAMEGPLPATVLRNTVVVSTGAWVLIKLQPVLALSPVASAFTIFIGALTAIGASLIVIAQIDIKRALSYSVSAYMGLVFIAVGAGQDNTALVLLFTYAVAMATLVMATGGIVWNNITQDLTQLGGLWTRRPISGLCFIVGALGMIAAPPFGSFWALLQLGDHLWKTQPWLVGVLLTVNALTTFSLTRVFGLIFGGKTQTMTARSPELNWPFVLPMTILAGIVLHVPLLLLTWNLLPNWANFDIAIAGLLIASTGAGYYLGARIYLNDRWPKPVQFNKPIQDFFAYDLYTAQLYRITVVFAVGLISQIVYWIDRYIVDGLVNFVGIFTVFSGQSLKYNVSGQTQFYALTILSGIALLGLVVSWPFLSHLSLIVGS from the coding sequence ATGGCACAATATTTGTTACAAACTGTTTGGCTCGTCCCCTGCTACGCGCTAATAGGAGCAGTAGTAGGAGGTGTTTGGTCGCCCGGAATCATCCGGCGCACCGGCCCAAGACCAGCAGGCTATGTCAACGCTATAATGACCTTTTTCGGCTTTTTTCATAGCTTATTTGCCCTCCAAGCCATCTGGAACCAACCAGCACAACAACTATCTTATACCTGGCTCAACGCCGCCGGCCTCAACCTCAGCATCGACTTAGAACTATCCGCCGTCAGCATTGGCGCAATGCTGCTCGTCACCGGCCTCAACCTCATGGCCCAAATCTACGGCATCGGGTATATGGAGATGGACTGGGGATGGGCGCGGTTTTACGCCCTTGTCGGATTATTCGAGGCTGGGATGTCCGCTTTAGCTTTGTGTAACTCCTTATTTTTCAGTTATGTAATCCTAGAAATTCTCACCCTCGGCACCTATTTACTGATCGGGTTGTGGTTTAACCAATCACTTGTCGTCACCGGTGCCCGCGACGCCTTCCTTACCAAGCGCGTCGGAGACCTATTCTTATTAATGGGAGTCGTTGCCCTCCTGCCTTTAGCCGGCACCTGGAACTACACCGAACTCGCTCAATGGGCAAGCACCGCCAAAATTGACCCCCGCGTAGCCACCCTACTAAGCTTAGCCTTAATTGCCGGCCCAATGGGTAAATGTGCTCAATTTCCTCTGCACCTGTGGTTAGACGAAGCAATGGAAGGGCCCTTGCCAGCCACCGTCCTGCGTAACACCGTCGTTGTCTCCACCGGCGCCTGGGTACTGATCAAACTCCAGCCGGTCTTAGCCCTTTCCCCCGTCGCCTCCGCCTTCACAATTTTTATCGGAGCCCTCACCGCCATCGGTGCCTCCTTAATTGTTATCGCCCAAATTGATATCAAACGCGCCCTTTCCTACTCAGTCAGCGCCTACATGGGCCTGGTCTTCATCGCCGTAGGGGCAGGTCAAGACAACACAGCCCTCGTTTTACTCTTCACCTACGCCGTAGCAATGGCCACCTTAGTCATGGCCACCGGCGGCATTGTCTGGAACAACATCACCCAGGATCTCACCCAACTCGGCGGACTTTGGACACGCCGGCCTATTTCAGGACTCTGCTTTATTGTCGGAGCCCTGGGCATGATTGCCGCCCCGCCCTTTGGCAGTTTTTGGGCCTTATTGCAACTGGGTGATCACCTCTGGAAAACCCAACCTTGGTTAGTCGGAGTCTTGCTCACCGTCAACGCCTTAACCACCTTTAGCCTCACCCGTGTATTTGGCTTAATTTTTGGTGGCAAAACCCAAACCATGACCGCTCGCTCACCCGAACTGAACTGGCCCTTTGTCTTACCCATGACCATCCTGGCCGGCATTGTTCTCCACGTTCCCCTCTTACTCCTCACCTGGAACTTATTACCGAATTGGGCAAATTTCGATATAGCCATTGCCGGTTTATTAATCGCCTCCACCGGGGCCGGTTATTACCTTGGTGCCCGCATTTACTTAAACGACCGCTGGCCCAAACCCGTGCAATTTAACAAGCCCATCCAAGACTTTTTTGCCTACGATCTTTATACCGCCCAACTTTACCGAATTACCGTAGTCTTTGCCGTTGGTTTAATCTCCCAAATTGTTTACTGGATTGACCGCTATATAGTCGATGGTCTCGTCAATTTCGTAGGCATTTTTACCGTATTCAGCGGTCAAAGCCTCAAATACAACGTCTCCGGCCAAACCCAATTTTATGCCCTGACAATTTTGAGCGGAATTGCTTTACTAGGACTGGTTGTAAGCTGGCCCTTCCTATCCCATCTTTCTCTAATAGTTGGCAGTTGA
- a CDS encoding carbonic anhydrase gives MTTNYQGAFSRRNLIKLGAGAVSGAVVTSVIGSNLTTPEPAIADNDITPDQALQKLLDGNKRFVERKRQNPNQDYARLEQVAKGQKPYAAVLGCADSRFPSEIIFDQGLGDLFVCRVAGNVATPEEIGSLEFGTLVLGAKVLMVIGHKRCGAVEATIKGAQVPGQIASILDAIKPAVNSAKDLPGDRLENTCKANIALQVERLKTSPVIAELITAGKLKVVGGYYDLDNGAVTMIS, from the coding sequence ATGACCACAAACTATCAAGGCGCATTCTCAAGACGGAACTTAATTAAATTGGGTGCCGGTGCCGTATCTGGTGCCGTCGTAACATCAGTAATCGGCTCAAATTTAACCACACCAGAACCGGCAATCGCCGACAATGATATTACTCCCGATCAAGCACTGCAAAAACTATTAGACGGCAATAAACGTTTTGTTGAACGCAAGCGGCAAAACCCCAACCAAGATTATGCACGTCTTGAACAAGTAGCCAAAGGCCAAAAACCCTATGCCGCCGTTCTTGGTTGTGCTGATTCTCGTTTTCCCTCAGAAATTATTTTCGACCAAGGTTTAGGCGATTTATTTGTATGCCGAGTTGCCGGTAATGTTGCCACACCCGAAGAAATTGGCAGCCTAGAATTTGGCACCCTTGTTTTAGGCGCAAAAGTCCTAATGGTAATTGGACACAAACGCTGCGGCGCTGTAGAAGCAACCATCAAAGGCGCTCAAGTTCCGGGTCAAATTGCCAGTATTTTAGATGCCATTAAACCGGCAGTAAACAGCGCCAAAGACTTACCCGGCGACCGCCTCGAAAATACCTGCAAAGCAAATATTGCTCTTCAAGTTGAGCGATTAAAAACATCGCCGGTGATTGCCGAATTAATCACCGCCGGAAAATTAAAAGTAGTAGGAGGCTACTACGATTTAGACAACGGCGCAGTTACTATGATTAGCTAA
- a CDS encoding NADH-quinone oxidoreductase subunit M: protein MLSTLIWLPVLGAITIGFLPGKHSASFLRLITLVFATGILGITVWLATQFNITSPGLQFQEYLPWIPQLGLSYKLGIDGLSFPLLALSAFLTWIAIYGTGEAVERPRLYYPLILLVNSAIAGAFMAQNLLLFVLFYELELIPIYLLIAIWGGQKRAYAAMKFLIYTAVSGLLILVGFLGLTWLSGSASFDYQLLNTANLSQTTQLILITLLLVGFGIKIPLIPLHTWLPDAYVEASPAVAILLGGILAKLGTYGLVRFGLQLFPETWALIAPGLSIIGVVTVLYGALTAIAQKDIKRMVAYSSIGHMGYILVAAAAGNSLSVLAAVAQMVSHGLILAILFYLVGIIEKKVGTRELDVLNGLMNPIRGLPLVSALLILGGMASAGIPGLVGFIAEFMVFQGTFSAFPVQTILCIIASGLTAVYFVILLNRTCFGKLDNALAYYPKVILAEKTPALILAAVIFFLGIQPTWLVRWTEPTTTAMVASIPPITTQQQIATKP, encoded by the coding sequence ATGCTCAGTACATTAATATGGTTGCCCGTTTTGGGGGCTATTACAATTGGATTCTTACCAGGCAAACATTCGGCCTCCTTCTTACGTTTAATTACTTTAGTATTTGCCACCGGCATCCTCGGCATCACCGTTTGGTTAGCCACTCAATTTAACATCACCAGCCCCGGCCTCCAATTTCAAGAATATTTACCCTGGATTCCCCAACTCGGTTTAAGCTATAAACTCGGAATTGATGGTTTATCTTTCCCACTTTTAGCCTTAAGCGCTTTCCTCACCTGGATTGCCATTTATGGCACAGGCGAAGCCGTAGAACGCCCCCGTCTTTACTATCCGTTAATTCTGCTCGTAAATTCTGCCATTGCCGGCGCATTTATGGCTCAGAATTTACTTTTGTTTGTCTTGTTTTACGAACTCGAACTCATCCCCATTTACCTCTTAATTGCCATCTGGGGCGGTCAAAAACGCGCCTATGCCGCGATGAAGTTTCTCATTTATACGGCAGTCTCCGGGCTATTAATTTTAGTCGGCTTTTTAGGCTTAACTTGGTTAAGTGGTTCCGCAAGTTTTGACTACCAATTGCTCAATACTGCTAACTTATCCCAAACAACTCAGCTAATTTTAATCACCCTCTTATTGGTGGGATTTGGCATCAAAATTCCTCTCATTCCTCTTCATACTTGGTTGCCAGATGCCTATGTAGAAGCATCGCCAGCAGTGGCAATTTTGTTAGGAGGAATTCTTGCCAAACTCGGAACCTATGGTTTAGTAAGATTTGGTTTACAATTATTCCCCGAAACCTGGGCTTTGATTGCCCCTGGACTTTCAATTATTGGGGTTGTCACTGTACTTTATGGTGCCCTAACAGCCATTGCCCAAAAAGACATCAAACGCATGGTAGCTTATAGTTCTATTGGTCACATGGGCTATATCTTAGTTGCTGCTGCTGCGGGAAATTCCTTAAGCGTTTTGGCAGCGGTTGCTCAAATGGTAAGTCACGGTTTAATTTTGGCAATTTTGTTTTATCTCGTTGGCATTATCGAAAAGAAAGTTGGCACCCGCGAACTCGATGTTTTAAACGGATTAATGAACCCAATTCGCGGTTTACCCCTCGTCAGTGCCCTCTTAATTCTCGGTGGCATGGCCAGCGCCGGCATCCCTGGTTTAGTAGGCTTCATCGCCGAATTCATGGTTTTTCAAGGCACATTTTCAGCATTCCCAGTCCAGACAATTTTGTGCATCATTGCCAGCGGTTTAACAGCGGTTTACTTCGTAATATTGCTCAACCGTACCTGCTTTGGCAAACTCGATAATGCTTTGGCATACTATCCAAAAGTCATCTTGGCAGAAAAAACCCCAGCCCTGATCTTAGCTGCGGTAATTTTCTTCCTAGGAATTCAACCTACCTGGCTAGTCCGGTGGACAGAACCCACCACAACAGCAATGGTCGCCTCCATACCCCCCATAACCACCCAACAACAAATCGCCACCAAACCCTAA